The Salmonella enterica subsp. houtenae serovar Houten genome has a segment encoding these proteins:
- a CDS encoding Positive regulator GrlA codes for MCSDNTQKKKLYAAGGKDIHYPAQTNHDTCFIPESVRQYAGAPLYIIVAHWCLQQQGWVQRGQISEAFHITARRASYLISYLRNKASRVVCVCRYQTLFNKARRYEIYIIRILENPVPTRQERGAAPPLTKYRVGNGDKTQANELWNRLCSNRHAGKILKKED; via the coding sequence ATGTGCTCTGACAATACGCAAAAGAAGAAACTGTACGCAGCCGGAGGTAAGGACATTCATTATCCAGCCCAGACAAATCATGATACCTGTTTTATTCCAGAGAGTGTTCGCCAGTACGCCGGGGCTCCCCTGTATATCATTGTGGCGCACTGGTGTCTGCAACAGCAGGGCTGGGTTCAGCGTGGACAGATATCCGAGGCCTTTCACATCACCGCAAGGCGGGCCAGCTATCTGATTTCCTACCTGAGAAATAAAGCGTCGCGGGTGGTCTGCGTGTGCCGCTACCAGACACTGTTCAATAAAGCTCGGCGTTATGAGATCTATATCATTCGTATTCTTGAAAACCCTGTACCGACCCGACAGGAACGGGGCGCGGCACCACCGTTAACGAAATACCGGGTGGGGAATGGTGACAAGACACAGGCGAATGAACTGTGGAACAGGCTGTGCAGTAACAGACATGCCGGGAAAATCCTGAAAAAGGAGGATTAG
- the sspH2_2 gene encoding E3 ubiquitin-protein ligase SspH2, with product MPFHVGRGCLPATISNLRINRIAQSATPPEMSLWEKIKEFFCSTHQTEALECIWMICHPPVGTTREDVVSRFEQLRMLAYTGCEESIQSSRYGESNFCILDADSREILSVTLDDYGNYTVNCQGYHEIHRLTLETEQGEECTEYAEGASGPLRASAPPATAAPQTPAEYDAVWSEWRKAAPAEESCGRAATVQRMRACLNNGSRELNVGESGLTTLPDCLPAHITKLIIPHNNLTRLPALPPGLRLLSVSGNPLTRLPALPSGLWSLAVNNTQLTRLPVLPPGLQLLTVTVTQLTDLPALPPGLQMLLARNNPLTSLPALPSGLQTLWVTNSQLSSLPTLPPGLRSLWAYHNRLTRLPESLIHLSSEATVHLESNPLSERTLQTLQNITSAPDYSGPTIHFNMAGASAPREARALHLVVADWLTPAREGEPAPADRWHVFGQEDNAAAFSLFLDRLSETENFIKDAGFKAQISSWLAHLAEDDALRANTFTLATEATSSCEDRVTFFLHQMRNVQLVHNAEKGEYDDNLAALVATGRVMFRLEKLEQIAREKVRTLALVDELEVWLAYQNKLKKSLGLTSVTAEMRFFDVSGVTVTDLQAAELQVKAAEKSEFRGWILQWGPLHSVLERKAPERVNALREKQISDYEETYRMLSDTELKPSGLVGNTDAERTMGARAMESAEKAFLDGLRPLVDEILGSYLQVQWRLT from the coding sequence ATGCCCTTTCACGTTGGCAGAGGATGTCTTCCCGCCACAATCAGTAACTTGCGCATTAACCGTATTGCCCAATCTGCGACCCCGCCTGAAATGAGCTTATGGGAAAAAATAAAAGAATTTTTTTGCTCAACGCACCAGACTGAAGCGCTGGAGTGCATCTGGATGATTTGTCATCCGCCGGTCGGAACGACGCGGGAGGATGTGGTCAGCAGATTTGAACAGCTCAGGATGCTTGCGTATACCGGATGCGAGGAAAGCATACAGTCCAGTCGGTATGGGGAAAGCAACTTCTGTATCCTGGATGCAGACAGCCGGGAGATATTGTCGGTCACCCTTGATGACTACGGGAACTATACCGTGAATTGTCAGGGGTACCATGAAATACATCGCTTAACCCTGGAGACAGAACAGGGAGAGGAGTGCACAGAATACGCGGAAGGGGCATCCGGGCCACTCCGGGCATCTGCCCCGCCTGCCACAGCGGCTCCACAGACGCCAGCAGAGTATGATGCTGTCTGGTCAGAATGGAGAAAGGCTGCACCCGCAGAAGAATCATGCGGCCGCGCAGCAACGGTACAGAGAATGCGTGCCTGCCTGAATAATGGCAGTCGAGAGCTTAACGTGGGAGAATCAGGTCTTACCACTTTGCCAGACTGTTTACCCGCGCATATTACAAAACTGATTATTCCTCATAATAATCTGACCCGCCTGCCAGCGCTGCCGCCAGGACTACGGTTGCTGTCGGTCTCTGGTAACCCACTGACCCGCCTGCCGGCGCTGCCGTCAGGACTATGGTCGCTGGCGGTCAATAATACCCAACTGACCCGCCTGCCAGTGCTGCCGCCAGGGCTACAGTTGCTGACGGTCACTGTTACCCAGCTGACCGACCTGCCGGCGCTGCCGCCAGGACTACAGATGCTGTTGGCCCGTAATAACCCACTGACCAGTCTGCCGGCGCTGCCGTCAGGACTACAGACGCTGTGGGTCACTAATAGCCAGTTGAGCAGTCTGCCGACGCTGCCGCCAGGACTACGGTCACTGTGGGCCTATCATAACCGGCTGACCCGCCTGCCGGAAAGTCTCATTCATCTGTCCTCAGAGGCAACCGTGCATCTGGAAAGTAATCCTCTGTCTGAACGCACTCTGCAGACTCTGCAGAATATCACCAGTGCGCCTGACTATTCAGGCCCCACGATACACTTCAACATGGCGGGAGCCTCCGCCCCCCGGGAAGCCAGGGCACTGCACCTGGTGGTCGCTGACTGGCTGACGCCTGCCCGGGAGGGGGAACCGGCCCCTGCAGACAGATGGCATGTGTTCGGACAGGAAGATAACGCTGCCGCCTTCAGCCTCTTCCTGGACAGACTGAGTGAGACGGAAAACTTCATAAAGGACGCGGGCTTTAAGGCACAGATATCGTCCTGGCTGGCACACCTGGCTGAAGATGATGCGCTGAGAGCAAACACCTTTACCCTGGCAACAGAGGCAACCTCAAGCTGCGAGGACCGGGTCACATTTTTTTTGCACCAGATGAGGAATGTACAACTGGTACATAATGCAGAAAAAGGGGAGTACGATGACAATCTCGCGGCGCTGGTTGCCACGGGGCGTGTGATGTTCCGTCTGGAAAAACTGGAACAGATTGCCCGGGAAAAGGTCAGAACGCTGGCTCTCGTCGATGAACTTGAGGTCTGGCTGGCCTATCAGAATAAGCTGAAGAAATCACTCGGGCTGACCAGCGTGACGGCAGAAATGCGTTTCTTTGACGTATCCGGCGTGACGGTTACAGACCTTCAGGCCGCGGAGCTTCAGGTGAAAGCCGCCGAAAAAAGCGAGTTCAGGGGGTGGATACTGCAGTGGGGGCCGTTACACAGCGTGCTGGAACGCAAAGCGCCGGAACGCGTTAACGCGCTTCGTGAAAAGCAAATATCGGATTATGAGGAAACGTACCGGATGCTGTCTGACACAGAGCTGAAACCGTCCGGGCTGGTCGGTAATACCGATGCAGAGCGCACTATGGGAGCAAGAGCGATGGAGAGCGCGGAAAAGGCATTTCTGGATGGTCTGCGCCCTCTTGTGGATGAAATACTGGGGAGCTATCTGCAAGTTCAGTGGCGTCTTACCTGA
- a CDS encoding transposase, whose product MPIIAPIPRTGRRLMQKTIHKTRDKNHARRLTAMLMLHPGDSIGHVARTLCYARSPIGRWIN is encoded by the coding sequence ATGCCGATCATAGCACCAATTCCCCGTACCGGACGACGCCTGATGCAGAAAACTATCCATAAAACGCGTGACAAAAACCATGCCCGCAGACTGACTGCCATGTTGATGCTGCACCCGGGAGATAGTATCGGCCACGTTGCCAGAACGCTCTGCTACGCCCGTTCACCCATTGGACGCTGGATTAACTGA
- a CDS encoding transposase-like protein codes for MFTINSTNRVASTIAPYACVSDVNLEDKATFLTSAFSDEHTSIHAYDSSLQCFVLNDQHVPQNTLATDVEGYNRGLQERISLEYQPLGSIVFLLGTPAVLETKESLSLPVSPDALTQKLLSISSNDECKLSGSTSCTTPASHNPPSGYIAQYRHSAEVFPDE; via the coding sequence ATGTTTACAATTAATAGTACTAACAGGGTGGCGAGCACAATCGCTCCATATGCATGTGTAAGCGATGTTAATTTAGAGGACAAGGCTACATTTTTAACTTCTGCATTTTCAGATGAACATACCTCAATACATGCGTATGATTCTTCTTTGCAATGCTTTGTCTTAAATGATCAGCATGTTCCGCAGAATACATTAGCTACAGATGTTGAAGGCTACAATAGAGGATTACAGGAACGTATAAGCCTCGAGTACCAGCCCCTGGGAAGCATTGTTTTTCTACTCGGCACCCCTGCAGTTTTAGAGACTAAAGAGTCTTTATCATTACCAGTTTCCCCGGATGCTTTAACCCAAAAACTATTAAGCATTAGTAGCAATGATGAATGTAAATTATCAGGTAGCACCAGTTGCACTACCCCAGCCAGTCATAACCCACCGTCCGGTTATATCGCTCAATACAGGCATTCTGCAGAGGTTTTCCCGGATGAATAA
- the sspH2_1 gene encoding leucine-rich repeat protein, whose protein sequence is MFNIRNTQPSVNMQAIAGTAAPEAAPEELVWEKIHFFFPQENYEEAQRCLAELCHPTQGALPDHISSRFEHLKALAFPVWEDNIQCNRDDIHQFCILDADSQEILSATLDDAGNYTVNCQGDNETHRLTLDTAQGEECTGHAEGASGIVRTSFLLDTTAPQTATEYDAVWSEWERAAPAEESPGRAATVQKMRDCLNNSSRVLNVGGAGLTTLPDRLPPHITTLVIPDNHLTSLPPLPPGLRELEISGNQLTSLPPLPPGLRELEVSGNQLTSLPPLPPGLQVLTVSGNQLTSLPTLPPGLQVLTVSGNQLTSLPTLPPGLQVLTVDGNPQLTSLPALPPELQDLSVSDNRLTSLPVLPPGLQTLSVDGNPHLTSLPTLPPGLQTLFVSNNPQLTRLPELPSELQWLFARNCQLTRLPESIRGLPSSARVSLERNPLSERTLQTLWDITSAPDYSGPTIQFDMAGPSVPREARALHLAVADWLTPVPEGEPAPADRWQMFGQEDNATAFSLLLDRLSETENFKKDAGFKAQISSWLTELAEDEELRARTFVMATEATSSCEDRVTFFLHQMRNVQLVHNAEKGEYDDNLAALVVTGREMFRLEKLEQIAREKVRTLAFVDEIEVCLGYQNKLKEPLELTSVTAEMRFFDVSGVTVSDLQAAELQVKTAENSEFREWILQWGPLHSVLERKAPERVNALREKQISDYEETHRMLTATELKPSGLVGNTDAERIIGARAMESAKKEFLDGLRPLVDDMLGSYLNARWRLN, encoded by the coding sequence ATGTTTAATATCCGCAATACACAACCTTCTGTAAATATGCAGGCTATTGCTGGTACTGCGGCACCAGAGGCAGCTCCGGAAGAGCTTGTATGGGAAAAGATTCACTTTTTTTTCCCGCAGGAAAATTACGAAGAAGCGCAACGGTGTCTTGCTGAACTTTGCCATCCGACCCAGGGAGCGTTGCCGGATCATATCAGCAGCCGCTTTGAACATTTAAAAGCGCTTGCCTTCCCCGTGTGGGAGGACAATATTCAGTGTAACAGGGATGATATACATCAGTTTTGTATCCTGGATGCAGACAGCCAGGAAATATTGTCAGCCACCCTTGATGATGCCGGGAACTATACCGTGAATTGCCAGGGGGACAATGAAACACATCGCCTCACCCTGGACACAGCACAGGGAGAGGAATGCACAGGACACGCGGAAGGGGCATCCGGGATAGTCCGGACATCCTTTCTCCTTGACACAACGGCTCCACAGACGGCAACAGAATATGATGCTGTCTGGTCAGAATGGGAAAGGGCTGCGCCAGCAGAAGAGTCACCCGGCCGCGCAGCAACGGTACAGAAAATGCGTGACTGCCTGAATAATAGCAGTCGAGTGCTGAACGTGGGAGGAGCAGGTCTTACCACCTTACCAGACCGTTTACCACCGCATATTACAACACTGGTTATTCCTGATAACCATCTGACCAGCCTGCCGCCGCTGCCGCCAGGACTACGGGAGCTGGAGATCTCTGGTAACCAACTGACCAGCCTGCCGCCGCTGCCGCCAGGACTACGGGAGCTGGAGGTCTCTGGTAACCAACTGACCAGCCTGCCGCCGCTGCCGCCAGGACTACAGGTGCTGACGGTATCTGGTAACCAACTGACCAGCCTGCCTACGCTGCCGCCAGGATTACAGGTGCTGACGGTCTCTGGTAACCAACTGACCAGCCTGCCTACGCTGCCGCCAGGACTACAGGTGCTGACGGTTGATGGAAACCCACAGCTGACCAGCCTGCCGGCGCTGCCGCCAGAACTACAGGATCTGTCGGTATCTGATAACCGACTGACCAGCCTGCCGGTGCTGCCGCCAGGACTACAGACGCTGTCGGTCGATGGGAACCCACATCTGACCAGCCTGCCTACGCTGCCGCCAGGACTACAGACGCTGTTTGTCTCTAATAACCCACAACTGACCCGCCTGCCGGAGCTGCCGTCAGAACTACAATGGCTGTTTGCCCGTAATTGCCAACTGACCCGCCTGCCGGAAAGTATCAGAGGTCTGCCCTCATCCGCAAGAGTAAGTCTGGAAAGGAATCCACTGTCTGAACGCACTCTGCAGACTCTGTGGGACATCACCAGCGCTCCTGACTATTCAGGACCTACGATACAATTCGATATGGCGGGTCCTTCCGTCCCCCGGGAAGCCCGGGCACTGCACCTGGCGGTCGCTGACTGGCTGACGCCTGTACCGGAGGGGGAACCGGCCCCTGCAGACAGATGGCAAATGTTCGGACAGGAAGATAACGCCACCGCCTTCAGCCTCCTCCTGGACAGACTGAGTGAGACGGAAAACTTCAAAAAGGACGCAGGCTTTAAGGCACAGATATCGTCCTGGCTGACAGAACTGGCTGAAGATGAGGAGCTGAGAGCAAGAACCTTTGTCATGGCAACAGAGGCAACCTCAAGCTGCGAGGACCGGGTCACATTTTTTTTGCACCAGATGAGGAATGTACAACTGGTACATAATGCAGAAAAAGGGGAGTACGATGATAATCTCGCGGCGCTGGTTGTCACGGGACGTGAGATGTTCCGTCTGGAAAAACTGGAACAGATTGCCCGGGAAAAGGTCAGAACGCTGGCTTTTGTCGATGAAATTGAGGTCTGTCTGGGCTATCAGAATAAGCTGAAGGAACCACTTGAGCTGACCAGCGTGACGGCAGAAATGCGTTTCTTTGACGTATCCGGCGTGACGGTTTCAGACCTTCAGGCCGCGGAGCTTCAGGTAAAAACCGCTGAAAACAGCGAGTTCAGGGAGTGGATACTGCAGTGGGGGCCGTTACACAGCGTGCTGGAACGCAAAGCGCCGGAACGCGTTAACGCGCTTCGTGAAAAGCAAATATCGGATTATGAGGAAACGCACCGGATGCTGACTGCCACAGAGCTGAAACCGTCCGGGTTGGTCGGAAATACCGATGCAGAGCGTATTATCGGAGCAAGGGCGATGGAGAGTGCGAAAAAGGAATTTCTGGATGGCCTGCGCCCTCTTGTGGATGACATGCTGGGTAGCTATCTGAATGCTCGGTGGCGTCTTAACTGA
- a CDS encoding integrase, protein MNRETQQRLQWVKLYDTSGDAGFVCRRCGISRPTLRKWWRRYLAQGIAGLESQSRRPKHSPSTKAGADEVALILELRTQRNLGARRIQSELKRLHSISLAMATIHKVLCQNQVKPVVKFRRKADFIRYERPVPGDRVQMDTCKIGPGLYQYTSVDDCTRYRVLRLYSRRTAASTLDFIDCVIEEMPFPIQRFQTDRGREFFAVKVQERLKEYGIKFRPNKPASPHLNGKVERYQKTDKAEFYATVDLSVDDLKELLAEWQHYYNWERSHSAHNGKTPMERYFELAEQTPYSDAVHANYQPSEEHMQEQNYKLELELKKLKRCL, encoded by the coding sequence ATGAACAGAGAAACTCAGCAGCGGCTACAGTGGGTAAAACTCTATGATACGTCCGGTGATGCGGGGTTCGTATGCCGTCGCTGTGGCATTTCTCGGCCCACATTGCGTAAATGGTGGCGCAGATATCTGGCTCAGGGCATTGCTGGTCTGGAAAGCCAAAGCCGTCGCCCTAAACACTCACCATCAACGAAAGCCGGCGCTGACGAAGTCGCTCTGATTCTGGAGTTACGTACCCAGAGAAATCTGGGTGCAAGACGGATTCAAAGCGAGTTAAAACGTCTTCATTCAATCTCACTGGCAATGGCAACAATCCACAAAGTCCTTTGCCAAAATCAGGTTAAACCTGTTGTTAAATTCCGGCGTAAAGCTGATTTCATTCGCTACGAACGCCCTGTTCCCGGTGATCGGGTTCAGATGGATACCTGCAAAATTGGGCCTGGCTTATATCAGTACACATCTGTTGATGATTGCACTCGCTACAGAGTCCTGAGGCTCTACTCTCGTCGCACGGCTGCAAGCACACTGGATTTTATTGATTGTGTTATTGAAGAAATGCCTTTCCCGATACAGCGCTTTCAGACAGACAGGGGAAGAGAGTTTTTTGCCGTTAAGGTACAGGAAAGATTGAAAGAATACGGCATAAAGTTTCGTCCGAATAAACCAGCTTCGCCTCATCTTAACGGCAAAGTTGAACGTTACCAAAAAACAGACAAAGCTGAGTTTTACGCCACTGTGGATCTCTCTGTTGATGACCTGAAGGAGCTGCTGGCAGAATGGCAGCATTACTATAACTGGGAACGTTCTCATAGCGCTCACAACGGTAAAACGCCGATGGAGCGCTACTTCGAACTTGCTGAGCAAACGCCATACTCTGATGCTGTTCACGCAAACTATCAGCCCAGCGAAGAGCATATGCAGGAACAAAATTACAAGCTTGAACTTGAACTGAAAAAATTGAAACGATGTCTATGA
- the sspH1 gene encoding SspH1, with translation MFNIRNTQPSVNTQAIAGAAAPEASPEEIVWEKIQVFFPQENYEEAQRCLAELCHPSRGTLPDHISSRFEHLKTLTFPVWQDNIQCNREGIHQFCILDADSQEILSATLDDAGNYTINCQEYNETHCLTVDTAQGEECTGHAEGASGTLLTSLRPASPTAAEYDAVWSEWERAATEKESRGRAATVQEMRDCLKNGKSVLNVGGAGLTTLPDRLPPHITKLVIPRNNYLTRLPPLPPGLRKLIVSNNKLTCLPRLPSGLLSLSVPGNQLTRLPALPSGLQSLWASGNQLTRLPTLPSGLEELIISSNQLISLPELPSGLQTLSVSVNQLTRLPTLPPGLQELAVSVNRLTRLPESLIHLSSAATVNLDGNPLSERTLRDLRDITRAPGYSGPRIRFDMAGPYAPREVRALHLVVADWLTPAREGEPAPADRWHVFGQEDNAAAFSLFLDRLSETENFIKDAGFKAQISSWLAHLAEDDALRANTFTLATEATSSCEDRVTFFLHQMRNVQLVHNAEKGEYDDNLAALVATGRVMFRLEKLEQIAREKAGTLALVDDVEIWLAYQNKLRKSLGLTSVTAEMRFFDVSGVTVTDLQAAELQVKAAEKSEFREWILQWGPLHSVLERKAPEHFNALREKRSSDYEHTYRMLSDTELKPSGLVGNTDAERTIGARAMESAEKAFLDGLRHLVDEILGSYLQVQWRPT, from the coding sequence ATGTTTAATATCCGCAATACACAACCTTCTGTAAATACGCAGGCTATTGCTGGTGCAGCGGCACCGGAGGCATCTCCGGAAGAAATTGTATGGGAAAAAATTCAGGTTTTTTTCCCGCAGGAAAATTACGAAGAAGCACAACGGTGTCTCGCTGAACTTTGCCATCCGAGCCGGGGAACGTTGCCGGATCATATCAGCAGCCGGTTTGAGCATTTAAAAACGCTTACCTTCCCCGTGTGGCAGGACAATATCCAGTGTAACAGGGAGGGTATACATCAGTTTTGTATCCTGGATGCAGACAGCCAGGAAATATTGTCAGCCACCCTTGATGATGCCGGGAACTATACCATAAATTGCCAGGAGTACAATGAAACACATTGCCTCACCGTGGACACAGCACAGGGAGAGGAATGCACAGGACACGCGGAAGGGGCCTCCGGGACACTCCTGACATCCCTGCGCCCTGCCTCACCGACGGCAGCAGAGTATGATGCTGTCTGGTCAGAATGGGAAAGGGCCGCAACAGAAAAAGAGTCACGCGGCCGCGCAGCGACGGTACAGGAAATGCGTGACTGCCTGAAGAACGGCAAATCAGTGCTTAACGTGGGAGGAGCAGGTCTTACTACCTTACCAGACCGTTTACCACCGCATATTACAAAACTGGTTATTCCCCGTAATAATTATCTGACCCGCCTGCCGCCGCTGCCGCCAGGACTACGGAAGCTGATTGTCTCTAATAACAAGCTGACCTGCCTGCCGAGGCTGCCGTCAGGACTACTGTCGCTGTCGGTCCCTGGTAACCAGCTGACCCGCCTGCCGGCGCTGCCGTCAGGACTACAGTCGCTGTGGGCCTCTGGTAACCAGCTGACCCGCCTGCCGACGCTGCCGTCAGGACTGGAGGAGCTGATTATCTCTAGTAACCAGCTGATCAGCCTGCCGGAGCTGCCATCAGGACTACAGACGCTGTCGGTCTCTGTTAACCAGTTGACCCGCCTGCCGACGCTGCCGCCAGGACTACAGGAGCTGGCGGTCTCTGTTAACCGGCTGACCCGCCTGCCGGAAAGTCTCATTCATCTGTCCTCAGCGGCAACCGTAAATCTGGACGGGAATCCACTGTCTGAACGTACTCTGCGGGATCTGCGGGACATCACCAGAGCGCCAGGCTATTCAGGCCCCAGGATACGATTCGATATGGCGGGGCCCTACGCCCCCCGGGAAGTCCGGGCACTGCACCTGGTGGTCGCTGACTGGCTGACGCCTGCCCGGGAGGGGGAACCGGCCCCTGCAGACAGATGGCATGTGTTCGGACAGGAAGATAACGCTGCCGCCTTCAGCCTCTTCCTGGACAGACTGAGTGAGACGGAAAACTTCATAAAGGACGCGGGCTTTAAGGCACAGATATCGTCCTGGCTGGCACACCTGGCTGAAGATGATGCGCTGAGAGCAAACACCTTTACCCTGGCAACAGAGGCAACCTCAAGCTGCGAGGACCGGGTCACATTTTTTTTGCACCAGATGAGGAATGTACAACTGGTACATAATGCAGAAAAAGGGGAGTACGATGACAATCTCGCGGCGCTGGTTGCCACGGGGCGTGTGATGTTCCGTCTGGAAAAACTGGAACAGATTGCCCGGGAAAAAGCCGGAACACTGGCTTTAGTCGATGATGTTGAGATCTGGCTGGCGTATCAGAATAAGCTGAGGAAATCACTCGGGCTGACCAGCGTGACGGCAGAAATGCGTTTCTTTGACGTATCCGGCGTGACGGTTACAGACCTTCAGGCCGCGGAGCTTCAGGTGAAAGCCGCTGAAAAAAGCGAGTTCAGGGAGTGGATACTGCAGTGGGGGCCGTTACACAGCGTGCTGGAACGCAAAGCACCGGAGCACTTTAACGCGCTTCGTGAAAAGCGAAGCTCGGATTATGAGCACACGTACCGGATGCTGTCTGACACAGAACTGAAACCGTCCGGGCTGGTCGGAAATACTGATGCAGAGCGCACTATCGGAGCAAGAGCGATGGAGAGCGCGGAAAAGGCATTTCTGGATGGCCTGCGCCATCTTGTGGATGAAATACTGGGGAGCTATCTGCAAGTTCAGTGGCGTCCTACCTGA
- a CDS encoding transcriptional regulator — protein MSYNPTPARQVIIYGDCWPITTAVAHLARSVLSACEYEITYALPALLQQLYRKPQATLVLCLRPREHLFLFYALKQALLDHPVLVISDELFFSDHLVLKVYGGIPAIQQRELTEMLIQIKQGNQWYGGTRRQTMLKLDNFLLYPTPVTGFLEVPQIFNNPKQLMRYMSLLMHREILACGVSPAQQRLLEEVYRGRGRLSALCGRLNARERQIWQDKYRLLVKLGMRNRLRELLHGTRFCMNMQKTIFMAPAKTVYPNLCDS, from the coding sequence ATGAGCTATAACCCGACACCAGCCCGCCAGGTTATTATTTATGGTGACTGCTGGCCGATAACTACCGCCGTGGCACATCTGGCCAGGTCAGTTCTGTCTGCGTGTGAATATGAAATTACGTACGCACTGCCAGCTCTGTTGCAGCAACTGTACCGAAAGCCGCAAGCAACGTTAGTATTGTGTCTGCGCCCTCGTGAACATCTTTTTTTATTTTACGCCCTGAAGCAAGCGCTCCTGGATCACCCGGTTCTGGTCATCAGCGATGAACTGTTTTTTAGTGACCATCTGGTACTAAAGGTATATGGAGGTATCCCGGCGATTCAACAGCGGGAACTAACAGAGATGCTTATACAGATTAAACAAGGAAATCAATGGTACGGCGGAACGCGTCGCCAAACGATGCTAAAGCTGGACAATTTTCTGTTATATCCGACCCCGGTAACAGGTTTTCTGGAAGTTCCCCAAATATTCAATAATCCAAAGCAGCTGATGCGCTACATGTCACTGCTGATGCATAGGGAAATTCTGGCATGTGGAGTGAGTCCGGCCCAGCAGCGTCTGCTTGAGGAGGTTTACCGTGGCCGGGGAAGACTGTCAGCGCTCTGTGGACGACTGAATGCAAGGGAGAGACAAATCTGGCAAGACAAGTACCGCTTGCTGGTGAAATTAGGCATGAGAAATCGATTACGTGAACTGTTGCACGGCACCCGATTCTGTATGAATATGCAAAAAACGATTTTTATGGCTCCGGCGAAAACTGTATATCCTAATCTGTGTGATTCATAG